In one window of Azotobacter salinestris DNA:
- a CDS encoding virulence factor SrfB, giving the protein MFPEKTDYEDRITLIMGSGIQFLDFAVKLELRREPAGEFVRPRSDGPLVRLLFDPRSNGFHHPGEPGRAVTPAFSVAPEDSLRLLKGLWLPLPFFRCSPPRRFDDGPSNWSRVRIVELAEGEDPDGNTHRITFAFDTKVFDSREATTYLAPTREDVRAGASFALAHRADEMGWFLDLGWIDGWLREVFSEQARLPPLRMQPDDIQAECEQLQHQAHYLNLLHLLGSHLPVPELKVVSNRDSDVHKAIPVDMVLDVGNSRTCGILIEDHPQENDGLSKRYELELRDLTRPEQVYPEPFESRVEFAQAMFGKDHFSVQSGRREAFLWPTIARVGREAGRLAGRRRGTEGSTGLSSPKRYLWDEDGYEPGWRFNCAALRTESEPHATAAPVAGLINEKGQALYTLPFDERMPVFHPHYSRSSLMTFMLSEVLGQALMQINSPSQRLRMSHSRVPRHLRSIILTVPPSMPKPEREIFAKCMEQAIGLVWKSLGWHPEDDSVDLKDPKSRESAWPWFPEVHVQWDEATCGQVVYLFNETQNNFAGRSEEFFAAMARPDQPHRDRLTIASIDIGGGTTDLVITEYRLDDGVGGNVYISPEQRFRDGFKVAGDDILLDVIRQFVLPALREALSRAGIAVPEALLSRLIGSEPLAVQEAVLRQQLSLQVFGPIGLRLLKAYEQYDPLEPGSRVSATFGELLGERPTEDVLDYVAGAVRRQLGNEAVPFDILATPLDVSLRRIHEAFIGDRMSIGKTIQALCEVVNAYPCDVLLLTGRPSCLPGVQALFRELLPLPPGRILSLNQYRTGGWYPFNKLDRIEDPKTTAAVGAMLCLLSRSLRLPNFYFRVAAFKSYSTLRHLGLIDNNNVLKDSNVYYRDIDLDDPDYRLPDTPFDMRGTMRLGFRQLACERWSAAPLYILGIENPKLREEMASKGLVLKVRLGIKPSRNPAEGSERFELLGVESDNGAVSRAHVRLKLNTLPDAGLGESQYWLDSGSVFRK; this is encoded by the coding sequence ATGTTTCCGGAAAAGACCGATTACGAAGACAGGATCACCCTGATCATGGGCAGCGGCATCCAGTTCCTGGATTTCGCCGTCAAACTGGAGTTGCGCCGCGAGCCGGCCGGCGAGTTCGTCCGGCCGCGCAGCGACGGTCCCCTGGTCCGGCTGCTGTTCGATCCGCGCAGCAACGGCTTCCATCATCCGGGCGAGCCGGGCAGGGCGGTGACGCCGGCCTTCAGCGTGGCGCCCGAGGATTCGCTGCGCCTGCTCAAGGGGCTCTGGCTGCCCCTGCCGTTCTTCCGCTGCAGCCCGCCGCGGCGTTTCGACGACGGCCCGAGCAACTGGTCGCGGGTGCGCATCGTCGAACTCGCCGAGGGCGAGGACCCGGACGGCAACACCCACCGCATCACCTTCGCCTTCGACACCAAGGTCTTCGACAGCCGCGAGGCCACCACCTACCTGGCGCCGACCCGCGAGGACGTCCGCGCCGGCGCCAGCTTCGCCCTGGCCCATCGAGCCGACGAGATGGGCTGGTTCCTCGACCTCGGCTGGATCGACGGCTGGCTGCGCGAGGTGTTCAGCGAGCAGGCGCGGCTGCCGCCGCTGCGCATGCAGCCCGACGACATCCAGGCCGAGTGCGAGCAGCTCCAGCATCAGGCGCACTACCTCAACTTGCTGCACCTGCTGGGCAGCCACCTGCCGGTGCCGGAACTCAAGGTGGTGTCCAACCGCGACAGCGACGTGCACAAGGCGATCCCGGTGGACATGGTGCTGGACGTCGGCAACTCGCGCACCTGCGGCATCCTGATCGAGGACCATCCGCAGGAGAACGACGGCCTGAGCAAGCGCTACGAACTGGAGCTGCGCGACCTGACCCGCCCCGAGCAGGTCTATCCGGAGCCCTTCGAGAGCCGCGTCGAGTTCGCCCAGGCGATGTTTGGCAAGGACCACTTCTCGGTGCAGAGCGGCCGCCGCGAGGCCTTCCTGTGGCCGACCATCGCCCGCGTCGGCCGCGAGGCCGGGCGCCTGGCCGGGCGCCGGCGCGGCACCGAAGGCTCGACCGGGCTGTCGAGTCCCAAGCGCTACCTGTGGGACGAGGACGGCTACGAGCCGGGCTGGCGCTTCAACTGCGCCGCGCTGCGTACCGAGAGCGAGCCGCACGCCACCGCCGCGCCGGTCGCCGGGCTGATCAACGAGAAGGGCCAGGCGCTCTACACGCTGCCCTTCGACGAGCGCATGCCGGTGTTCCACCCGCACTATTCGCGCAGCTCGCTGATGACCTTCATGCTCTCCGAGGTCCTCGGCCAGGCGCTGATGCAAATCAACAGCCCGTCGCAGCGCCTGCGCATGAGCCACTCGCGGGTGCCGCGCCACCTGCGCTCGATCATCCTCACCGTGCCGCCGTCAATGCCCAAGCCCGAGCGCGAGATCTTCGCCAAGTGCATGGAGCAGGCCATCGGCCTGGTCTGGAAGAGCCTCGGCTGGCATCCCGAGGACGATTCCGTCGACCTCAAGGACCCGAAGAGCCGCGAGAGCGCCTGGCCCTGGTTCCCCGAGGTCCATGTGCAGTGGGACGAGGCCACCTGCGGCCAGGTGGTCTACCTGTTCAACGAAACCCAGAACAACTTCGCCGGACGCTCGGAGGAATTCTTCGCCGCCATGGCGCGTCCGGACCAGCCGCACCGGGACCGCCTGACCATTGCCTCGATCGACATCGGCGGCGGCACCACGGATCTGGTGATCACCGAATACCGCCTCGACGACGGGGTCGGCGGCAACGTCTACATCAGCCCGGAGCAGCGCTTTCGCGACGGCTTCAAGGTCGCCGGCGACGACATCCTGCTCGACGTGATCCGCCAGTTCGTCCTGCCGGCGCTGCGCGAGGCACTGTCTCGCGCCGGCATCGCCGTGCCCGAGGCGCTGCTGTCGCGCTTGATCGGCAGCGAGCCCTTGGCCGTGCAGGAGGCCGTGCTGCGCCAGCAACTGAGCCTGCAGGTATTCGGTCCCATCGGCCTGCGTCTGCTCAAGGCCTACGAACAGTACGACCCGCTGGAGCCGGGCAGCCGGGTCAGCGCCACCTTCGGCGAGCTGCTCGGCGAGCGCCCGACCGAGGACGTGCTCGACTACGTCGCCGGCGCCGTGCGCCGCCAGCTGGGCAATGAGGCCGTGCCCTTCGACATCCTCGCCACCCCGCTGGACGTCAGCCTGCGGCGCATCCACGAAGCCTTCATCGGCGACCGCATGAGCATCGGCAAGACCATCCAGGCGCTCTGCGAGGTGGTCAACGCCTATCCCTGCGACGTGCTCCTGCTCACCGGCCGGCCCTCGTGCCTGCCCGGCGTGCAGGCGCTGTTCCGCGAACTGCTGCCGCTGCCGCCGGGGCGCATCCTGTCGCTCAACCAGTACCGCACCGGCGGCTGGTACCCCTTCAACAAGCTCGACCGCATCGAGGACCCGAAGACCACCGCGGCGGTTGGCGCCATGCTCTGCCTGCTGAGCCGCAGCCTGCGCCTGCCGAACTTCTACTTCCGCGTGGCGGCCTTCAAGTCCTACTCGACGCTCAGGCACCTGGGGCTGATCGACAACAACAACGTCCTCAAGGACAGCAACGTCTACTACCGCGACATCGACCTGGACGATCCCGACTACCGCCTGCCCGACACCCCCTTCGACATGCGCGGCACCATGCGCCTGGGCTTCCGCCAACTGGCCTGCGAGCGCTGGTCGGCCGCGCCGCTGTACATCCTCGGTATCGAGAACCCGAAACTGCGCGAGGAAATGGCCTCCAAGGGACTGGTGCTCAAGGTGCGCCTGGGCATCAAGCCGTCGCGCAACCCGGCCGAGGGCAGCGAGCGTTTCGAACTGCTCGGGGTGGAGTCGGACAACGGGGCGGTCAGTCGGGCGCATGTGCGGCTGAAGCTCAACACCCTGCCCGATGCCGGGCTGGGCGAGTCACAGTACTGGCTCGACAGTGGGAGTGTGTTTCGGAAATGA